A genome region from Panthera uncia isolate 11264 chromosome A3 unlocalized genomic scaffold, Puncia_PCG_1.0 HiC_scaffold_11, whole genome shotgun sequence includes the following:
- the LOC125936498 gene encoding interferon lambda-1-like, translated as MAPAWVVVLVTVGLGLTSAGPVPTSRPPPTRRGCHVGKFPPLSPRELEAFKKARDALEESLPPKNWSCGSRLFPRTRDLTRLQAWERPAALEAELDLTLKVLGNVTDSSLGVVLDQPLRVLRHIHSELQACVRAQPTAGPRPRGRLHHWLHRLQRAPEESQGCLEASVTFNLFRLLTRDLKCVTSGDLCV; from the coding sequence ATGGCTCCAGCTTGGGTTGTGGTGCTGGTGACCGTGGGGCTGGGCTTGACCAGCGCGGGCCCTGTCCCCACTTCCAGGCCCCCCCCAACCAGGAGGGGCTGCCACGTGGGCAAGTTCCCACCTCTGTCGCCGAGGGAGCTAGAAGCCTTCAAGAAGGCCAGGGACGCCTTAGAAGAGTCACTCCCGCCGAAGAACTGGAGCTGTGGCTCTCGCCTCTTCCCCAGGACCAGGGACCTGACTCGACTGCAGGCCTGGGAGCGCCCTGCGGCCTTGGAGGCTGAACTAGACTTGACGCTGAAGGTCCTGGGGAACGTGACTGACTCATCCCTGGGCGTCGTCCTGGACCAGCCCCTTCGTGTGCTGCGCCACATCCACTCCGAGCTCCAGGCCTGTGTCCGGGCTCAGCCCACGGCGGGACCCAGACCCCGCGGCCGCCTGCACCACTGGCTGCACCGGCTCCAGAGGGCCCCAGAGGAGTCCCAGGGGTGCCTCGAGGCCTCCGTCACGTTCAACCTCTTCCGCCTCCTCACACGGGACCTGAAGTGTGTCACCAGTGGAGACCTGTGCGTCTGA